One Brachybacterium aquaticum genomic region harbors:
- a CDS encoding NAD(+) synthase — protein MSSATDAVGPAAAATDPHASIYDHGFVRVAAVTLPVALADPATNAERHLEVLRDLHAQQVGLAVFPELSLTGYSLDDLVMQEPLLDAAEQAVLDVLEASQELMPIIVLGAPLRAEDRSRVYNCAVVIHRGQILGITPKQNLPTYREFYERRWFAPGDDACDIAVRLGGEEQHLSPHGIITVEDVPGLKLFVEICEDMWVPVPPSAEAALAGATVLVNLSGSPITVGRAEDRKLLARSSSARCQAAYVYAAAGEGESTTDLAWDGQTFVYECGDLLGESERFPRGVRTTIVDVDLDRIVAERRRQNTFDDNRRTHAESLAKFESYSTTNLFGPHIDPGFWDRVEKEGADEDWGEGLEDLVLLGGRRRAAQARHDARAAEKGYESEPLRTPPATGPLRRHHDRFPFVPDDPARLAQDCYEAYNIQVAGLVRRLEAIGGGKPGGTKPVIGVSGGLDSTHALIVCARAMDLLGRDRSEILAYTMPGFATTEHTRSNAELLSEAIGASFETIDIRPASTQMLKDMGHPFGRGEEVYDVTFENVQAGMRYDYLFRLANHHGGIVVGTGDLSELALGWATFGVGDHMSHYGVNAGVPKTLIQHLIRWVIAEGIFDEATGTVLQAVLDTEITPELIPTKAGEKAQSTEDSIGPYALHDFTLYHLLRRGYGPGKIAYLAHQAWGDASAGEWPAGYADEDKRAYSREEIKHWLTVFTKRFFSNQFKRSTLPNAPKVLAGGAVSPRGDWRMPSDVTSRAWLAEIERDVPGE, from the coding sequence ATGAGCTCTGCGACGGACGCCGTCGGCCCCGCGGCCGCGGCCACGGATCCCCACGCCAGCATCTACGACCACGGCTTCGTGCGCGTCGCGGCGGTGACGCTGCCGGTCGCGCTCGCCGACCCGGCCACCAACGCCGAGCGCCACCTCGAGGTGCTGCGCGACCTGCACGCGCAGCAGGTGGGCCTGGCCGTGTTCCCCGAGCTGTCCCTCACCGGCTACTCGCTGGACGACCTGGTCATGCAGGAGCCGCTGCTGGACGCCGCCGAGCAGGCCGTGCTCGACGTGCTCGAGGCGAGCCAGGAGCTGATGCCGATCATCGTGCTCGGCGCCCCGCTGCGCGCCGAGGACCGCTCCCGCGTGTACAACTGCGCGGTCGTGATCCACCGCGGCCAGATCCTCGGCATCACCCCCAAGCAGAACCTCCCCACCTACCGCGAGTTCTACGAGCGACGCTGGTTCGCGCCCGGCGACGACGCCTGCGACATCGCGGTACGGCTCGGCGGTGAGGAGCAGCACCTGTCCCCGCACGGGATCATCACCGTCGAGGACGTGCCGGGCCTGAAGCTCTTCGTCGAGATCTGCGAGGACATGTGGGTGCCCGTGCCGCCGTCGGCCGAGGCCGCGCTCGCGGGCGCCACCGTGCTCGTGAACCTCTCCGGCTCGCCGATCACCGTGGGCCGTGCCGAGGACCGCAAGCTCTTGGCCCGCTCCTCCTCGGCCCGCTGCCAGGCCGCGTACGTCTACGCCGCCGCCGGCGAGGGCGAGTCCACCACCGACCTCGCCTGGGACGGGCAGACCTTCGTGTACGAGTGCGGGGACCTGCTCGGCGAGTCCGAGCGCTTCCCGCGCGGGGTGCGCACCACGATCGTGGACGTGGACCTCGACCGCATCGTCGCCGAGCGCCGCCGCCAGAACACCTTCGACGACAACCGCCGCACCCACGCCGAGTCGCTGGCGAAGTTCGAGTCCTACTCCACGACGAATCTCTTCGGGCCCCACATCGATCCCGGCTTCTGGGACCGGGTCGAGAAGGAGGGTGCCGACGAGGACTGGGGGGAGGGGCTCGAGGACCTGGTGCTGCTCGGCGGCCGACGTCGGGCGGCGCAGGCCCGCCACGACGCGCGCGCCGCGGAGAAGGGCTACGAGTCCGAGCCGCTGCGCACCCCGCCCGCGACCGGTCCGCTGCGCCGCCACCACGACCGCTTCCCCTTCGTGCCCGACGACCCCGCGCGCCTCGCCCAGGACTGCTACGAGGCGTACAACATCCAGGTCGCAGGCCTGGTGCGGCGCCTCGAGGCGATCGGCGGCGGCAAGCCCGGCGGCACGAAGCCCGTCATCGGCGTCTCCGGGGGCCTGGACTCCACGCACGCCCTGATCGTGTGCGCCCGGGCGATGGACCTGCTGGGGCGCGACCGCTCCGAGATCCTCGCCTACACGATGCCCGGCTTCGCCACCACCGAGCACACCCGCTCGAATGCCGAGCTGCTCTCCGAGGCGATCGGCGCGAGCTTCGAGACGATCGACATCCGCCCCGCCTCCACGCAGATGCTCAAGGACATGGGCCACCCCTTCGGCCGCGGCGAGGAGGTCTACGACGTCACCTTCGAGAACGTCCAGGCCGGCATGCGCTACGACTACCTCTTCCGCCTCGCCAACCACCACGGCGGCATCGTGGTGGGCACCGGCGACCTCTCCGAGCTGGCGCTCGGCTGGGCGACCTTCGGCGTGGGCGACCACATGTCCCACTACGGCGTGAACGCCGGTGTCCCCAAGACCCTCATCCAGCACCTCATCCGCTGGGTCATCGCCGAGGGGATCTTCGACGAGGCGACCGGGACGGTGCTCCAGGCGGTGCTGGACACCGAGATCACCCCGGAGCTCATCCCCACCAAGGCGGGTGAGAAGGCGCAGTCCACCGAGGACTCCATCGGCCCCTACGCCCTGCACGACTTCACCCTCTACCACCTGCTGCGCCGCGGCTACGGCCCCGGCAAGATCGCCTACCTCGCCCACCAGGCCTGGGGCGATGCGTCGGCGGGGGAGTGGCCGGCCGGGTACGCCGACGAGGACAAGCGCGCCTACTCGCGCGAGGAGATCAAGCACTGGCTGACCGTGTTCACGAAGCGCTTCTTCTCCAACCAGTTCAAGCGCTCCACCCTCCCCAACGCCCCGAAGGTCCTCGCCGGCGGCGCGGTCTCCCCGCGCGGCGACTGGCGCATGCCCTCGGACGTGACGAGCCGCGCGTGGCTCGCGGAGATCGAGCGGGACGTCCCGGGGGAGTGA